The following are encoded together in the Osmerus eperlanus chromosome 18, fOsmEpe2.1, whole genome shotgun sequence genome:
- the LOC134038886 gene encoding beta-1,3-galactosyl-O-glycosyl-glycoprotein beta-1,6-N-acetylglucosaminyltransferase 4-like encodes MRCTFLKRLSRNVVFSFGWMLAVCALLLVCLMVTVRFSKGPFELTATVDEIQTYHKYDIDCSAIYDLDPVEVGKSLVIRKNVVEEKDTTLVNLTSNCPRYLKSRGYGTIPVSEEERQFPLAYSMVVHKSAWMVERILRSVYSPNNLYCIHYDQKSSAEFKSAMEGLAHCLPNVFIASKLENVIYASITRLKADLNCLFDLLGSEVKWRYVINLCGQDFPLRANGELVSELRALRGSNMLETTRPPFYKTQRYAFQYKLVDANFEYHKIPIQTGVAKDPPPHNIEMFIGSAYFTLSREFVNYVINSPHAKDFLKWSEDTFSPDEHFWATLARVPGVPGEVPRSQPDVSDLMSRTRLVKWYYLEGSLYPDCTGRHVRSVCIYGAGEIRWLLENGHWFANKVDPMVDPVLIQCLEEKLQERQRRLVIN; translated from the coding sequence ATGAGATGCACCTTTTTGAAAAGACTGAGCAgaaatgttgttttttcttttggatggatgctggctgtgtgtgcccTGCTGTTGGTGTGTCTAATGGTTACTGTCAGATTTTCCAAAGGACCTTTTGAACTCACTGCAACAGTTGACGAAATCCAGACATACCACAAATATGACATCGATTGCTCCGCCATCTACGATCTTGACCCCGTGGAAGTGGGCAAGTCTCTGGTCATCAGGAAGAATGttgtggaggagaaggacaccACTCTGGTCAACCTCACCTCCAACTGTCCACGCTACCTCAAGTCCAGGGGATATGGCACCATCCCGGTGTCGGAGGAGGAAAGGCAGTTCCCTCTGGCGTATTCCATGGTGGTGCACAAGTCTGCCTGGATGGTAGAGAGAATCCTCAGATCTGTGTACTCCCCTAACAACCTCTATTGTATCCATTACGACCAGAAGTCCTCAGCGGAGTTCAAGTCTGCTATGGAGGGCCTGGCTCACTGCCTGCCCAACGTCTTCATCGCCTCCAAGCTGGAGAACGTCATCTATGCTAGCATCACTCGGCTGAAGGCCGACCTAAACTGCCTGTTTGACCTGCTCGGGTCAGAGGTCAAGTGGAGGTACGTGATCAACCTGTGTGGGCAGGACTTCCCTCTCAGGGCCAACGGCGAGCTGGTGTCAGAGCTGAGGGCCCTGCGAGGCTCCAACATGCTGGAAACCACCCGCCCCCCTTTTTACAAGACCCAGAGGTACGCCTTCCAGTACAAGCTGGTGGACGCTAACTTTGAGTACCACAAGATTCCCATTCAAACAGGCGTAGCCAAAGATCCGCCGCCGCACAACATCGAGATGTTCATCGGCAGCGCTTACTTCACGCTCTCGCGGGAGTTCGTCAACTACGTCATCAACTCGCCGCACGCCAAGGACTTCCTCAAATGGTCGGAGGATACCTTCTCTCCAGACGAACACTTCTGGGCCACTCTCGCACGCGTACCCGGGGTGCCGGGAGAAGTGCCCAGGTCCCAGCCTGACGTGTCCGACCTGATGAGCAGGACGAGACTGGTGAAGTGGTACTACCTGGAGGGGTCTCTATACCCCGACTGCACCGGCAGACACGTCCGAAGCGTGTGCATTTACGGGGCAGGGGAAATACGCTGGCTACTTGAAAACGGTCACTGGTTCGCCAATAAGGTCGATCCCATGGTGGACCCTGTTCTCATTCAGTGCCTGGAAGAGAAACtgcaagaaagacagagacgtCTGGTGATTAACTAA
- the LOC134038599 gene encoding 3-hydroxy-3-methylglutaryl-coenzyme A reductase-like translates to MSQFGGERSNEGESVTSNGWLTSGFRAGTMLTGVFRLHGLVVASHPWEVIVGTVVLTVCLMSMNSLAATNQVCSWNEDCPKLQERILSSDIIILTVTRCMAIIYIYIQFQNLRQLGSKYILGIAGFFTVFSSLVFSTVVIHFLGKELTGLNEALPFFLLLIDLSKACALAKFALSSNSQEEVRENISQGMAILGPTFTLDALVECLVIGIGTMSGVPQLEIMCCFGCMSVLANYFVFMTFFPACVSLVLELSRESREGRPIWQLSHFARVLAEEEDNKPNPVTQRVKIIMSLGLVLVHAHSHLATENSGQNRTTEGQMIKRLDPNNSLWPLSVFSMDLEQVITLALALLLAVKYIFFEPTETDSPLSLKSPIASPPPAVAQRGVEDCCRREPAPHKAPQRTAGTPAPSPGAEPPSGGSAGEATGPRLVVPPQQNGPCCPGSRVAAAASPRSPAPPPSSPAPPPSSPRPLEECLAILSDPERGARSLSDAEVTLLVTSRNIPTYKLEAVMETPERGVAIRREMLSSKLPDPSALVGLPYKGYDFSKVMGTCCENVIGYMPVPVGVAGPLLLDGKEFHVPMATTEGCLVASTNRGCRAVALSGGCSSRILGDGMTRGPVVRLPSACRAAEVKAWLETPDGFSTIKQAFDHTSRFARLDKLQIGLAGRNLYVRFQSQTGDAMGMNMLSKGTEQAVSTLQQQFPDLQVLSVSGNYCTDKKPAAINWILGRGKSAVCEATVPAKVVREVLKSSTAALVELNLNKNLVGSAMAGSIGGFNAHAANIVAAIYIACGQDPAQTVGSSNCITLMEAAGPGGEDLHISCTMPSIELGTVGGGTNLEPQQACLQILGVQGSSPDQPGQNARQLARVVCGTVLAGELSLMAALAAGHLVKSHLTHNRSKVNLPEMHPSHSEKAA, encoded by the exons ATGTCACAATTTGGGGGAGAACGTTCAAATGAAG GTGAGTCAGTGACCTCAAACGGCTGGCTAACATCAGGTTTTCGTGCCGGTACCATGTTGACTGGTGTGTTCAGACTGCATGGCCTGGTGGTGGCGTCCCACCCATGGGAGGTGATCGTGGGCACTGTGGTCCTCACCGTGTGCCTTATGTCCATGAACAGCCTGGCCGCCACTAACCAGGTCTGCAGCTGGAACGAGGACTGTCCAAAACTTCAGGAG AGAATCCTGAGCAGTGACATCATCATTCTAACAGTCACTCGCTGCATGGCCATCATTTACATCTATATCCAGTTCCAGAATCTTCGACAGCTTGGCTCCAAATACATACTTG GTATTGCAGGATTTTTCACGGTGTTTTCCAGCTTGGTTTTCAGCACGGTGGTAATCCACTTTCTGGGGAAAGAGTTGACGGGCCTAAA TGAAGCACTCCCGTTTTTTCTCTTGCTCATCGACTTGTCCAAGGCGTGCGCCCTGGCCAAGTTCGCCCTCAGCTCAAACTCTCAG gaggaagtgagggaaaACATCTCCCAGGGCATGGCCATCCTGGGCCCCACGTTCACCCTGGACGCCCTGGTGGAGTGCCTGGTCATTGGCATAGGCACCATGTCAG GAGTGCCCCAGCTGGAGATCATGTGCTGCTTCGGGTGCATGTCTGTTCTGGCCAACTACTTTGTCTTCATGACCTTTttccctgcctgtgtgtctctggtccTGGAG ttaTCCAGGGAGAGCCGGGAGGGGCGCCCGATCTGGCAGCTGAGCCACTTTGCCCGCGTgctggctgaggaggaggacaacAAGCCCAACCCAGTCACCCAGAGGGTCAAGATCATCATG TCTCTGGGCTTGGTCCTGGTCCACGCCCACAGTCACCTGGCCACGGAGAACTCGGGCCAGAACCGTACCACGGAGGGGCAGATGATCAAGAGGCTGGATCCCAATAACAGCCTGTGGCCTCTGTCTGTGTTCAG tatggACCTGGAGCAGGTGATAACCCTCGCGCTGGCTCTCCTCCTGGCCGTCAAATACATCTTCTTCGAGCCGACCGAGACCGACTCCCCCTTGTCCCTGAAGAGCCCCAtcgccagcccccctccagccgTGGCCCAGCGGGGGGTGGAGGACTGCTGCAGGAGGGAGCCAGCCCCCCACAAGGCCCCACAGAGGACAGCCGGCACCCCCGCCCCGAGCCCAGGGGCAGAGCCTCCCTCGGGGGGCTCCGCAGGCGAGGCGACAGGCCCTCGTCTGGTGGTCCCGCCCCAGCAGAACGGACCCTGTTGTCCCGGCTCCCGTGTTGCTGCCGCCGCTTCGCCCCGCTCCCCCgcacctcccccatcctcccccgcacctcccccatcctccccccgccccctggaGGAATGCCTAGCCATCCTGTCGGACCCAGAG AGGGGCGCCCGTTCCCTTAGCGACGCAGAGGTCACGCTGCTGGTGACCTCCAGGAACATCCCGACCTATAAGCTGGAAGCCGTCATGGAAACGCCAGAGAGGGGCGTGGCTATCCGAAGAGAAATGCTGTCGTCCAAGCTGCCCGACCCCTCCGCCCTGGTCGGCCTGCCATACAAGGGCTACGACTTTTCAAAG GTGATGGGGACCTGCTGCGAGAACGTCATTGGCTACATGCCCGTTCCGGTGGGAGTGGCCGGCCCGCTCCTATTGGACGGGAAGGAGTTCCACGTTCCCATGGCGACCACAGAGGGCTGTCTGGTGGCCAGCACCAACAGAGGATGTCGAGCCGTCGCT ctgagcGGAGGCTGCAGCAGTCGTATCCTAGGAGACGGGATGACCCGCGGCCCTGTGGTCCGGCTGCCCTCTGCCTGCCGGGCAGCCGAGGTCAAGGCCTGGCTGGAGACCCCTGACGGCTTCAGCACCATCAAGCAGGCCTTCGACCACACCAGCAG gtttGCCCGTCTGGATAAGCTGCAGATAGGCCTGGCTGGAAGGAACCTGTACGTCCGTTTCCAGTCCCAGACAGGAGACGCCATGGGCATGAACATGCTCTCCAAG gGTACAGAGCAGGCTGTGTCTACCCTGCAGCAACAGTTCCCAGACCTGCAGGTGTTGTCGGTCAGCGGGAACTACTGCACCGACAAGAAGCCCGCAGCCATAAACTGGATCCTGGGCAGGGGCAAGTCTGCCGTGTGTGAGGCCACCGTCCCCGCCAAGGTCGTCCGAGAG GTCCTGAAGAGCAGCACGGCCGCGCTGGTGGAGCTCAACCTCAACAAGAACCTGGTGGGCTCGGCCATGGCCGGCAGCATCGGGGGCTTCAACGCCCACGCGGCCAACATCGTGGCGGCCATCTACATCGCCTGCGGGCAG GACCCGGCCCAGACGGTGGGAAGCTCCAACTGCATCACCCTCATGGAGGCTGCCGGCCCCGGTGGAGAGGACCTGCACATCAGCTGCACCATGCCCTCCATAGAGCTGGGCACGGTGGGGGGAGGCACCAACCTGGAGCCCCAACAGGCCTGCCTGcag ATCCTGGGCGTCCAGGGCTCCAGTCCGGACCAGCCGGGTCAGAACGCCCGGCAGCTggccagggtggtgtgtggCACCGTCCTGGCCGGAGAGCTGTCCCTCATGGCTGCCCTGGCGGCCGGACACCTCGTCAAGAGCCACCTCACACACAACCG ATCAAAGGTGAACTTGCCGGAAATGCACCCGTCACACTCTGAGAAGGCAGCATGA